The following proteins are co-located in the Solanum pennellii chromosome 1, SPENNV200 genome:
- the LOC107030431 gene encoding probable receptor-like protein kinase At1g11050, whose product MKGDLWIVCLLFFLFSWVVSISSAQDSTNFSATCPLDFGYVLRAPWSSSNCKVLNSTPQLSNGSAIPTSSKGQCCQNLLSLFGVAMAQHLKETSLFQLPNLETSASCIQEFQSKLNSLSLPSNLTSFCFDPIQFVNTPYICASIQTIQDWDKKLGNSTVLNSGCRSDLEDLTACDGCVAAGFRVQQQLIAIDGNASHSTDCFYFTILYAAGIVNEFGPESTGAMSCIFSIDLKKDSSSSKRHLALIFGLAGAGMALLCMSLVLGLYIWWNKRWRKNDDVEMESTVSRRRMRPNTAVWFKFQELVRATDSFSQKNFIGRGGFGVVYKGTLADGTNVAVKKIIESDFQGNDEFCNEVEIISNLKHRNLVSLRGCCVTDENRIESGESERFLVYDYMPNGNLEDHLFAVNQGGILKQPLTWPQRKNIILDVAKGLAYLHYGVKPAIYHRDIKATNILLDEDMRARVADFGLVKQSREGQSHLTTRVAGTHGYLAPEYALYGQLTEKSDVYSFGVVVLEIMCGRKVLDFSSGSPRSFLITDWAWSKVKAGKMNEVLDAILVKTEDSVSANPRAIMVRFLLVGILCAHVMVALRPTILDALKMLEGDIEVPEIPDRPAPLGHPSFCNASGNTFSISPALSCLQLPAGDMLR is encoded by the coding sequence ATGAAGGGTGATTTGTGGATTGTgtgtttgttgttttttctattttcttgggTAGTTTCAATTTCATCAGCTCAAGATAGCACTAACTTTTCTGCAACTTGTCCTTTAGATTTTGGGTATGTTCTGAGAGCCCCATGGTCTAGTTCTAACTGCAAAGTTCTGAATTCAACTCCTCAGCTTTCCAATGGTTCTGCTATTCCCACATCAAGCAAAGGCCAGTGCTGCCAGAACCTTTTGTCCCTCTTTGGTGTTGCTATGGCACAACACCTTAAAGAAACTTCTCTTTTCCAGCTACCCAATTTGGAAACTTCTGCTTCTTGCATCCAAGAATTCCAATCCAAGCTCAATTCTTTGTCTTTGCCTTCAAATCTTACCTCTTTCTGTTTTGACCCTATTCAGTTTGTCAATACACCATACATTTGTGCCTCAATTCAGACCATCCAAGATTGGGATAAAAAGCTGGGGAATTCAACTGTTTTGAATTCTGGTTGTAGGTCTGATCTTGAGGATTTAACTGCGTGTGATGGTTGTGTAGCTGCTGGCTTTAGAGTTCAGCAACAGTTGATTGCAATCGATGGTAATGCATCTCATTCCACTGATTGTTTTTACTTCACTATTTTGTATGCTGCTGGTATTGTCAATGAGTTTGGTCCTGAAAGTACTGGTGCCATGTCATGTATTTTTAGTATTGATTTGAAAAAGGATAGTTCATCAAGCAAACGACATTTAGCACTAATATTTGGGTTGGCTGGAGCTGGTATGGCATTATTATGCATGTCTTTAGTGTTGGGATTGTATATCTGGTGGAACAAAAGGTGGAGGAAAAATGATGATGTGGAAATGGAAAGTACGGTGTCTAGGCGAAGAATGAGGCCTAATACTGCTGTTTGGTTCAAATTTCAGGAGCTTGTAAGGGCAACAGATAGTTTTTCCCAAAAGAATTTTATAGGGAGAGGTGGATTTGGAGTAGTTTATAAAGGAACTCTAGCAGACGGGACTAATGTTGCTGTCAAAAAGATTATAGAATCTGATTTTCAAGGAAATGATGAGTTTTGCAATGAGGTTGAGATTATTAGTAACTTGAAGCATCGTAATCTTGTATCACTTAGGGGGTGTTGTGTGACTGATGAAAATAGGATTGAAAGTGGGGAGAGTGAAAGATTCCTTGTCTATGATTATATGCCCAATGGGaatcttgaggatcatttattTGCTGTAAATCAAGGTGGAATACTGAAGCAGCCGTTGACTTGGCCTCagagaaaaaacataattttggaTGTGGCAAAAGGACTTGCTTATCTGCATTATGGGGTAAAGCCAGCAATTTATCACAGGGACATTAAAGCTACAAATATCCTATTAGATGAAGATATGAGAGCAAGAGTTGCTGACTTTGGGTTGGTTAAGCAAAGTAGAGAAGGACAGTCTCATCTTACCACCAGAGTGGCAGGAACACATGGCTACTTAGCTCCTGAATATGCTCTCTATGGGCAATTGACTGAGAAGAGCGATGTTTATAGCTTTGGGGTTGTTGTTTTGGAAATAATGTGTGGAAGGAAGGTCCTTGATTTCTCTTCAGGATCGCCTCGTTCTTTTCTGATCACGGATTGGGCTTGGTCGAAGGTAAAAGCTGGAAAGATGAATGAAGTTTTGGATGCCATCCTAGTAAAGACTGAGGATTCAGTAAGTGCAaatccaagggctataatggtgAGATTTCTCCTTGTTGGAATATTATGTGCTCACGTGATGGTGGCCTTAAGGCCAACTATATTGGATGCACTAAAAATGTTAGAAGGAGATATTGAGGTTCCTGAAATTCCAGACAGACCAGCACCTCTTGGACACCCTTCATTTTGTAATGCTAGTGGTAACACATTCAGCATATCACCAGCCTTGAGTTGCTTGCAACTGCCTGCTGGAGACATGCTCAGGTGA
- the LOC107007950 gene encoding uncharacterized protein LOC107007950, with protein MRKTSVWAWGVAIVCFVVLMIVTPAIPQSQEYHNFADQRKFLGIPNALNVVSNFPFLVIGLIGLVLCHHGNYFKLSLQGELWGWTCFYIGVAAVAFGSAYYHLKPNDARLVWDRLPMTVAFTSIIGIFIIERIDERKGTVSLIPLILAGAVSIMYWRFFDDLRPYAAVQFVPCLAIPLMAILLPPMYTHSTYWLWAAGFYLLAKIEEAADKPIYNWTYHIVSGHTVKHLCAAMVPVFLTLMLAKRDIETNRVSLFQSWRISWSKTKENGAVVDSLTCTYSGVAVEESR; from the exons ATGAGGAAGACAAGTGTGTGGGCATGGGGAGTCGCAATCGTCTGCTTCGTAGTGCTCATGATTGTTACTCCAGCAATTCCTCAGTCTCAAGAATATCATAATTTTGCCGATCAACGCAAGTTTCTAG GGATTCCCAATGCACTGAATGTGGTCTCAAATTTCCCTTTTCTTGTGATCGGTCTGATAGGTCTTGTACTTTGCCATCATGGTAACTATTTTAAGCTGAG CTTGCAAGGAGAGCTTTGGGGTTGGACGTGCTTCTATATTGGTGTGGCAGCTGTTGCTTTTGGGTCTGCATACTATCATCTCAAGCCAAATGATGCTCGTCTTGTGTGGGATAGATTGCCA ATGACTGTTGCATTTACGTCTATCATTGGTATCTTTATTATCGAAAGAATAGATGAGAGAAAGGGAACTGTGTCTCTCATTCCATTGATTCTTGCTGGTGCAGTAAGTATTATGTATTGGAG GTTCTTTGATGATCTCCGTCCCTATGCAGCAGTGCAATTTGTACCGTGCTTAGCCATCCCACTCATGGCTATTTTGCTACCTCCGATGTACACACATTCCACTTATTGGCTGTGGGCTGCAG GATTTTATCTTTTAGCGAAGATTGAAGAAGCAGCTGATAAGCCAATCTACAACTGGACTTATCATATTGTAAGTGGGCACACAGTCAAACACTTGTGTGCAGCAATGGTGCCTGTCTTCTTGACATTAATGCTtgctaaaagggacattgaAACAAATAG GGTGAGTTTATTTCAAAGTTGGAGAATATCTTGGAGTAAAACGAAAGAAAATGGAGCAGTAGTGGATAGTCTCACTTGTACTTATTCGGGTGTCGCAGTTGAGGAATCCCGTTGA
- the LOC107026900 gene encoding pentatricopeptide repeat-containing protein At3g62890-like, whose amino-acid sequence MMLKIILQPLYQNSFPPSTYASIFQFLVGKNFVKLGQQVHAHMAVRGVSPNGLVAAKMVAMYASSGEIDSASYIFDNATEPSSLLYNAMIRALTLYGITKRTIEIFFQMHSLGFRGDNFTFPFVFKSCADLSDVWCGKCVHSLILRSGFVFDMYVGTSLVDMYVKCGDLIDARKLFDEMPVRDVSTWNVLIAGYMKDGLFKDAEELFEEMPIRNIVSWTAMISGYAQNGLADESLQLFDKMLDPDSEVRPNWVTVMSVLPACAHSAALDRGKKIHSFAREAGLEKNPSVQTALIAMYAKCGSLVDARLCFDQINPREKKLVAWNTIITAYASHGCGREAVSTFEDMLRAGIQPDKITFTGLLSGCSHSGLVDVGLRYFDCMSLVYFVEKGHDHYACVVDLLGRAGRLVEAYNLISQMPMAAGPSIWGSLLAAGRSHRNLEIAELAAKKLFVLEPDNSGNYVVLSNMYAEAGMWEEVTHLRIQQKSRRIMKSPGCSWIEFDGKAHLFLGGDTSHPQAEQIYLFLEALPAKIKAAGYMPDTTFALHDVSEEEKEQNLSSHSERLAIAFGILNTSPGTVLRVTKNLRICGDCHTAIKLISKIYEREIIVRDVNRFHHFKDGSCSCRDYW is encoded by the coding sequence ATGATGTTGAAAATCATTCTGCAACCATTGTACCAAAACTCATTTCCGCCATCTACATACGCATCCATTTTCCAGTTCTTGGTTGGGAAGAATTTCGTTAAACTTGGCCAACAAGTTCATGCTCACATGGCCGTTCGAGGGGTTTCTCCCAATGGATTAGTCGCAGCCAAAATGGTAGCTATGTATGCCAGCTCCGGTGAAATCGACTCTGCCTCATATATTTTCGATAATGCCACTGAACCCTCTTCGCTTCTGTACAATGCCATGATTCGAGCACTCACCCTTTATGGGATTACCAAAAGAACAATAGAGATTTTCTTCCAAATGCATTCATTAGGCTTCCGTGGTGACAATTTTACCTTTCCCTTTGTTTTCAAGTCATGTGCTGATTTGAGTGATGTTTGGTGTGGGAAGTGTGTTCATAGCTTGATTTTAAGGTCTGGATTTGTGTTTGATATGTATGTAGGCACTTCTTTGGTTGATATGTACGTGAAGTGTGGTGATTTGATTGACGCTCGTAAACTGTTTGATGAAATGCCAGTCAGAGATGTATCTACTTGGAATGTATTGATTGCTGGGTATATGAAGGATGGTTTATTCAAAGATGCTGAGGAATTGTTTGAGGAAATGCCAATTAGGAATATAGTGTCGTGGACAGCTATGATTTCTGGATATGCTCAGAATGGTTTAGCTGATGAGTCGTTGCAATTGTTCGATAAAATGTTGGATCCTGACTCGGAGGTGAGGCCTAATTGGGTGACAGTTATGAGTGTTTTACCTGCTTGTGCACACTCTGCTGCACTAGATCGAGGGAAGAAGATACATAGTTTTGCTAGAGAGGCGGGATTGGAGAAGAACCCTTCGGTGCAGACAGCTCTTATAGCCATGTATGCTAAATGTGGAAGCTTGGTTGATGCTCGTTTGTGTTTCGATCAGATAAACCCAAGGGAGAAAAAATTGGTTGCTTGGAATACAATCATTACTGCTTACGCATCCCATGGTTGTGGAAGGGAAGCTGTTTCAACGTTTGAGGATATGTTACGAGCTGGTATACAGCCTGATAAAATCACATTTACAGGTTTGCTATCAGGTTGTAGTCACTCAGGTCTTGTGGATGTTGGACTGAGATATTTCGATTGTATGAGTTTGGTTTACTTTGTGGAGAAGGGACATGACCATTATGCTTGTGTTGTTGATCTTCTTGGTCGTGCTGGACGATTAGTGGAAGCATATAACCTCATTTCTCAAATGCCAATGGCAGCAGGACCAAGCATTTGGGGTTCTTTATTAGCAGCTGGTCGAAGCCATCGCAACTTAGAAATTGCAGAATTAGCAGCTAAAAAGTTATTTGTCTTGGAACCAGACAACAGTGGGAATTATGTTGTGCTCTCTAATATGTATGCAGAAGCTGGAATGTGGGAGGAGGTGACTCACTTAAGGATTCAACAAAAATCACGTCGTATTATGAAGAGCCCTGGATGTAGTTGGATTGAATTTGACGGGAAGGCCCATTTGTTCCTTGGAGGAGATACATCTCATCCACAGGCAGAGCAAATATACTTGTTTCTGGAGGCACTGCCCGCCAAGATAAAAGCAGCTGGTTACATGCCAGATACTACTTTTGCTTTGCATGATGTGAGTGAAGAGGAGAAAGAGCAAAACCTAAGTAGTCATAGTGAGAGGTTGGCAATTGCCTTTGGCATTCTTAATACAAGCCCTGGTACAGTTCTCCGAGTGACAAAGAATCTTAGAATCTGTGGAGACTGTCATACTGCTATAAAACTTATCTCTAAGATATATGAAAGAGAGATCATTGTAAGGGATGTGAATcggtttcatcatttcaaagATGGTTCTTGTTCCTGCAGAGACTACTGGTGA
- the LOC107007887 gene encoding importin-4: MAQSLELLLIQFLMPDNDARRQAEDQIKRLAKDPQVVPSLIHHLRTAKTPNVRQLAAVLLRKKITGHWAKLSPQHRQLVKQSLIESITVEHSPPVRRASANVISIVAKYAVPAGEWSDLLPYLFQCSQSAQEDHREVALILFSSLTETIGNSFQPYFANLQSLLLKCLQDETSNRVRVAALKAVGSFLEFTHDEAEVIKFREFIPSILNVSRQCLASGDEDVAVLAFEIFDELIESPAPLLGDSVKAIVQFSLEVCSSPTLESNTRHQAIQIISWLAKYKANSLKKYKLVTPILQVMCPLLAESTDRNEDDDLAPDRAAAEVIDTMALNLSKHVFPPVLEFASLSSQSPNGKFREASVTSLGVISEGCLELMKNKLEPILHIVLGSLRDPEQMVRGAASFALGQFAEYLQPEIVSHYESVLPCILNAVEDVSDEVKEKSYYALAAFCENMGEEILPFLDPLMGKLLGALQSSPRNLQETCMSAIGSVASAAEQAFVPYAERVLELMKVFMVLTNDEDLLSRARATELVGIVAMSVGRTRMEPVLPPFIEAAISGFGLEFSELREYTHGFFSNIAEILDEGFAQYLPHVVPLAFNSCNLDDGSAVDIDDSDEDENVHGFGGVSSDDEAHDEPRVRNISIRTGVLDEKAAATQALGLFSLHTKGSYAPYLEESFKILVRHSSYFHEDVRLQAIISLKYILIATQAALQGHNEGMTKTKEVLDTVMKIYIKTMIEDDDKEVVAQACMAVADIVKDFGYMAVEPYITQLVEATVVLLREQSACQLVESDSEVDDDDTEHDEVLMDAVSDLLPAFAKAMGSHFAPIFSKLFEPLMKFAKASRPSQDRTMVVATLAEVAQHMGAPIGGYIDTVMSLVLKELASADATNRRNAAFCVGELCKNGGDAALKYYGDALRGLYPLFGEAEPDNAVRDNAAGAVARMIMVHPETIPLNQVLPVFLKVLPLKEDHEESMAVYSCICNLVLSSNSQILSLVPELVNVFAQVAMSPVETPEVKAHVGKAFSHLISIYGHQMQPLLSNLSPAHANALATIAPQS, translated from the exons ATGGCGCAGTCACTAGAGCTATTATTGATTCAATTTCTGATGCCTGACAATGATGCTAGAAGACAAGCTGAGGATCAAATAAAGCGTCTTGCAAAGGATCCTCAGGTGGTTCCATCACTCATACATCATCTCCGTACTGCCAAAACGCCTAATGTTAGGCAGCTTGCGGCGGTACTTCTCCGTAAGAAGATCACTGGTCATTGGGCTAAGCTATCTCCTCAACACCGTCAGCTTGTGAAACAGTCCTTAATTGAGAGCATCACTGTGGAACACAG TCCTCCGGTGAGGCGAGCTAGTGCAAATGTGATTAGTATCGTTGCAAAATATGCAGTTCCAGCTGGAGAGTGGTCAGATTTGTTGCCGTATTTGTTTCAGTGCAGTCAAAGTGCACAAGAAGATCACAGAGAG GTGGCTTTAATTCTTTTCAGTTCCTTGACTGAAACTATTGGGAATTCTTTTCAACCATATTTTGCTAATTTGCAATCATTGCTGCTCAAGTGCCTTCAAGACGAAACAAGTAATCGTGTCAGAGTTGCCGCTCTCAA GGCAGTTGGATCTTTTTTAGAGTTCACTCATGATGAGGCAGAAGTG ATCAAGTTTCGAGAGTTCATCCCTAGCATTTTGAATGTGTCAAGGCAGTGTCTTGCTTCAGGTGATGAAGATGTTGCTGTGCTtgcttttgaaatatttgatgagCTAATAGAATCTCCGGCACCTCTACTTGGGGATTCAGTTAAAGCAATAGTTCAGTTTTCTCTTGAAGTTTGCTCGAGTCCAACTTTGGAGTCGAACACACGGCATCAG GCTATACAAATAATCTCGTGGCTAGCAAAGTACAAGGCGAATTCTCTTAAAAAGTACAAGCTAGTAACACCAATTTTGCAAGTTATGTGTCCATTGCTTGCTGAGTCTACAGACAGGAATGAAGATGATGACCTTGCTCCAGACCGAGCTGCTGCAGAAGTAATTGATACCATGGCTCTGAATTTGTCTAAACATGTGTTTCCGCCTGTTCTTGAGTTTGCTTCTTTAAGCAGTCAAAGTCCAAATGGGAAGTTTCGGGAAGCCTCGGTTACTTCTTTAGGTGTCATATCTGAGGGTTGTTTGGAACTTATGAAGAACAAACTGGAACCTATTCTACACATCGTCTTGGGATCTCTGAGAGATCCTGAACAAATGGTGAGAGGAGCTGCTTCATTTGCCTTGGGCCAATTTGCTGAGTATCTGCAGCCCGAGATAGTTTCTCACTACGAAAGTGTCCTCCCATGCATTTTAAATGCTGTAGAGGATGTATCTGATGAAGTTAAG GAGAAGTCTTACTATGCATTGGCCGCATTTTGTGAGAACATGGGTGAAGAAATTCTTCCTTTCCTGGATCCTTTGATGGGAAAATTACTTGGTGCTCTCCAAAGTAGCCCTCGTAATTTGCAGGAAACTTGCATG TCTGCTATTGGTTCAGTTGCATCTGCTGCTGAACAAGCATTTGTGCCCTATGCTGAAAGAGTTCTAGAGTTGATGAAAGTTTTCATGGTGCTTACAAATGATGAAGATCTCCTTTCACGGGCTAGGGCTACTGAATTGGTTGGGATAGTTGCAATGTCTGTTGGCAGGACAAGGATGGAACCAGTTTTGCCGCCTTTCATTGAAGCTGCAATTTCA GGTTTTGGTTTGGAGTTTAGCGAGCTTCGGGAATACACTCATGGTTTCTTTAGCAATATAGCGGAAATTTTAGATGAAGGATTTGCTCAG TACCTTCCACATGTCGTTCCTCTGGCATTCAACTCCTGCAACCTAGATGATGGTTCTGCTGTTGATATTGATGATTCCGATGAAGATGAAAATGTTCATGGATTTGGTGGTGTGTCATCAGATGATGAAGCACATGATGAACCTAGGGTTCGTAATATCAGTATAAGAACTGGTGTATTAGATGAAAAGGCAGCTGCAACTCAAGCCCTTGGCTTATTTTCTTTACATACAAAGGGTTCTTATGCACC CTACTTGGAAGAGTCATTTAAGATTTTAGTGAGGCATTCTAGCTATTTCCATGAGGACGTTCGATTGCAAGCCATTATTTCTCTCAAAT ATATTTTGATAGCTACACAAGCAGCATTGCAAGGTCATAAT GAGGGAATGACAAAGACAAAAGAAGTTCTtg ATACTGTGATGAAAATCTATATAAAGACAATGATTGAAGATGATGACAAAGAAGTTGTTGCACAAGCTTGTATGGCTGTTGCTGACATCGTGAAGGATTTTGGTTACATGGCTGTTGAGCCCT ATATCACTCAGCTTGTTGAGGCAACTGTAGTTCTGTTACGAGAGCAGTCTGCATGTCAGCTCGTAGAATCAGATAGTGAAGTTGATGATGACGACACTGAACATGACGAAGTGCTAATGGATGCTGTTTCTGATCTCCTCCCTGCATTCGCGAAGGCCATGGGTTCTCATTTTGCTCCAATCTTTTCAAAGCTGTTTGAACCTTTGATGAAATTTGCT AAAGCATCGCGCCCATCTCAAGATCGGACCATGGTCGTCGCAACCCTTGCAGAAGTTGCTCAACACATGGGTGCTCCTATTGGTGGCTATattgat ACTGTGATGTCCCTGGTACTTAAAGAATTAGCTTCAGCGGATGCTACAAACCGAAGGAACGCAGCATTTTGTGTTGGCGAGTTGTGCAAAAATGGTGGTGATGCTGCTTTGAA ATATTATGGAGATGCCTTACGTGGCCTTTACCCATTATTTGGCGAAGCTGAGCCAGATAATGCAGTGAGAGACAATGCTGCTGGTGCTGTGGCAAGGATGATAATGGTTCATCCAGAGACAATCCCACTGAATCAG GTGCTACCTGTTTTCTTGAAAGTTCTTCCTCTAAAAGAAGATCATGAAGAATCCATGGCAGTCTACAGTTGCATATGCAATCTTGTGTTGTCATCTAACTCTCAG ATCTTATCTTTGGTTCCGGAGTTGGTAAATGTTTTTGCCCAGGTTGCCATGTCACCTGTTGAAACCCCTGAAGTCAAGGCTCATGTTGGAAAAGCATTTTCTCACCTAATTTCGATTTATGGTCATCAAATGCAGCCTCTTCTGAGTAATCTTTCACCTGCACATGCTAATGCTCTCGCAACTATTGCACCTCAGAGCTGA
- the LOC107027773 gene encoding 12S seed storage protein CRD-like isoform X2, whose amino-acid sequence MDLILSSKKADKTIVEVEGVGGYYTWSSSQFPVLSQKKIAAGLLLLQPRGLALPHYADSSKIAYVCEGECIAGLISPEDSKEEVVKIQKGDTIPVTLGTVSWWYNAGDSKLTIIFLGESSDEYTPGEYCYFFLTGAAGILNGFPNELIAKSFHMNKTESEKLMKDQSSLNILIKVNEGIQIPNSSNDAKRKLVFNLDDAKPCVEVKNGGVLSSVSGKNIALLGEVGLSANRLVLERGAVLGPIFTADSSVQLSYITKGSGRVVIVGLSGKVVLDTKVEEGELFFVPKFFPFVVEADERGMELFSLKTSPKQVYGELSGGEKSIWEAASPSILEASLNMTPDLTKSFKSKIAKGSVIAPPSTA is encoded by the exons ATGGATTTAATATTGTCATCGAAAAAAGCCGATAAAACGATAGTGGAAGTTGAAGGAGTTGGTGGATACTACACATGGTCAAGTAGCCAATTTCCAGTTCTTAGCCAGAAAAAAATAGCTGCTGGATTATTACTTCTTCAGCCTCGTGGCTTAGCTTTACCTCACTATGCCGATTCCTCTAAAATTGCTTATGTTTGTGAAG GTGAATGCATTGCTGGACTGATCTCACCAGAAGATTCAAAAGAAGAAgttgtaaaaatacaaaaagggGATACTATACCAGTTACCTTGGGAACAGTGTCATGGTGGTACAATGCTGGTGATTCTAAACTCACTATAATTTTCTTGGGAGAATCGTCTGATGAATACACACCTGGAGAATACtgttatttctttttaactGGAGCTGCTGGTATACTAAATGGATTTCCTAATGAATTAATTGCTAAATCTTTTCACATGAACAAAACTGAATCTGAAAAACTCATGAAAGATCAAAGTAGtttgaatatattaattaagGTAAATGAAGGTATACAAATTCCAAACTCATCCAACGACGCCAAACGCAAGTTGGTTTTCAACTTGGATGATGCAAAACCTTGTGTTGAGGTAAAAAACGGTGGAGTTTTATCTTCGGTGAGTGGTAAGAATATAGCGTTGCTTGGAGAGGTTGGATTAAGCGCGAATCGCCTAGTTTTGGAACGTGGTGCTGTACTTGGTCCGATATTTACAGCAGATTCGTCCGTTCAATTGAGTTATATTACGAAAGGAAGTGGACGTGTTGTAATTGTGGGACTTTCTGGTAAGGTTGTGTTGGATACTAAAGTGGAAGAAGGAGAACTGTTTTTTGTACCAAAATTCTTTCCGTTTGTTGTGGAAGCTGATGAAAGAGGAATGGAGCTCTTCTCCTTGAAAACATCGCCAAA gCAAGTATATGGAGAATTATCAGGTGGGGAAAAATCAATTTGGGAAGCGGCATCTCCATCAATTTTAGAGGCCTCTCTAAACATGACTCCGGATTTGACCAAGTCTTTTAAGTCCAAGATTGCTAAGGGTTCAGTGATTGCTCCACCTTCAACTGCTTAA
- the LOC107008309 gene encoding putative transferase At1g60990, chloroplastic, giving the protein MVEEQLIRLIASRQIREGVVVVYVALYKESGWCEIAREMASLYSANLLFPSLPSSSSSSSVLIPLPYRPYDVSPAKINRRLSSSFSSAALPFDLSPPPIDHDLLDTMTIAGAKVSEDGVIGTFDNDEEALDAVENGVAVVDLSHYGRIRVSGEDRVQFLHNQSTANFEILHEGQGCDTVFVTPTARTIDIAHAWVMKTAITLVVSPVTRERITHMLEKYIFFADKVEIQDITEKTSLFLLVGPTSNKIMEALSLADIVGQPYGSHKHYNVNGMPITVGVGNIISEEGYSLLMSPAAAESVWKAILGHGAVPMGSNAWETLRILQGRPAPGKELTDEFNVLEANLWNAVSLNKGCYKGQETIARLVTYDGIKQRLWGIRVSSPVEPGSTISVNGKKVGKVTSFTTGKRASQPLGLGYIKRKAASEGDSVIIGGDVEGTVVEVPFLARQIPPS; this is encoded by the exons ATGGTGGAAGAGCAGCTAATTAGGCTGATCGCGTCCAG ACAAATAAGGGAGGGGGTGGTAGTAGTATATGTGGCCCTATATAAAGAAAGTGGGTGGTGTGAAATTGCAAGAGAGATGGCGTCTCTCTACTCTGCAAACTTGTTATTTCCCTCTCttccttcatcatcatcatcatcatccgtACTTATTCCACTACCTTACCGGCCCTACGATGTGTCGCCGGCGAAGATCAATCGAcgcctttcttcttctttttcttctgctGCGCTGCCATTCGATCTTTCTCCTCCTCCCATCGACCACGACCTCCTC GATACTATGACAATTGCTGGGGCAAAGGTATCAGAAGATGGGGTAATAGGGACATTCGATAATGACGAGGAGGCATTAGATGCTGTTGAGAATGGTGTTGCG GTTGTCGATCTTTCACACTATGGCAGGATAAGAG TTAGTGGAGAAGACAGGGTTCAGTTTCTTCACAACCAAAGTACTGCTAACTTTGAAATTCTTCATGAGGGGCAG GGATGTGACACTGTTTTTGTGACACCAACTGCTAGAACCATCGATATCGCCCATGCCTGGGTTATG AAAACGGCAATCACATTAGTGGTCTCTCCAGTGACCAGGGAAAGAATAACTCATATGCTTGAGAA GTACATATTCTTTGCAGACAAAGTTGAAATTCAAGATATTACCGAGAAAACATCCTTGTTCTTACTAGTAGGGCCTACAAGTAACAAA ATAATGGAGGCTCTGAGTCTTGCTGACATAGTTGGACAACCATACGGATCGCATAAGCATTACAAT GTAAATGGAATGCCAATAACTGTGGGAGTGGGAAATATCATCTCTGAAGAAGGTTATTCACTACTGATGTCTCCAGCTGCTGCTGAATCGGTCTGGAAAGCTATTCTAGGTCATGGTGCTGTCCCAATGGGTTCTAATGCATGGGAAACTTTAAGGATTCTTCAAG GAAGACCAGCTCCTGGTAAAGAGCTCACAGACGAGTTTAATGTTCTGGAGGCTAATCTGTGGAATGCTGTTTCTCTGAATAAAG GGTGCTATAAGGGCCAAGAAACCATTGCTAGACTTGTAACTTACGATGGCATCAAGCAGAGACTATGGGGAATACGTGTCTCATCGCCTGTGGAACCTGGTAGCACTATCTCAGTTAATGGGAAAAAG GTTGGCAAGGTGACGAGTTTCACAACTGGTAAACGAGCATCTCAGCCCCTCGGTCTTGGCTATATTAAGAGGAAAGCTGCTTCTGAGGGAGACAGTGTAATTATTGGTGGTGATGTTGAGGGTACAGTGGTGGAAGTGCCTTTTCTCGCTCGTCAAATCCCTCCATCCTAG